In Mangifera indica cultivar Alphonso chromosome 14, CATAS_Mindica_2.1, whole genome shotgun sequence, the DNA window ACATGTAAACAAGCCTGCTTAACGAATTGTTCCTGCAAAGCtgctttttttttgtataatgatAACTTTTCAGCCGGGGATTGTTATTTACTGTCTGAAATCTTTTCGATGATGAAGAATGACAAGGGAAAGACTCACTATAACTCTACTGCATTTTTAAAGATTCAGACCATCCTAAGTTCAAGTCCTGGTGGAAGTGGAAAGAAGACAAGAGAAAAGCCGAAAATATTGGGTATAAGCCTTGGATCCGCTGGTGTGTTTGTTTTGATTGTAATCTGTggcatttttttttggttgaaaaatgataatgatgaagTTGAGGAAGCTGATTATCTAGATCATCTCCCAGGATTGCCCAGAAGATTCTCTTATGAAGAACTGGAAAACGTGACAGAGAAATTCACAAGGATCCTCGGTAGGGGAGGATTCGGCTCAGTGTTTGAGGGAACTCTGAATGATGGCACCAAAGTTGCAGTGAAGCTTCTTGAAGGACTTGGGCAAATCAAGAAATCTTTCTTAACGGAGGTGGAAGTTATTGGAAGCATACAACATGTAAATTTGGTGGGATTGATTGGATTTTGTGCTGAGAAATCTCATTGGCTCCTCGTTTATGAATACATGCCTAATGGATCTCTGGATAGGTGGATTTTCAATAATGCTATGCTTGATTGGAAGCAAAGAAAGAAGATCATCCTTGACATAGCCAAAGGACTAACCTATCTTCACGAAGATTGCAGGCAGAAGATTGTTCACTTGGATATAAAGCCCCAAAACATCCTCTTAGACGATAATTTCAACGCTAAAGTTTGTGATTTCGGGTTGTCAAAACTGATCGACCGGAAGAAGGATAAGGTTATGACAACAATGAGAGGAACTCCAGGCTACTTGGCTCCGGAATGGCTTAACTCAATAATCACAGAAAAAGTTGACGTTTATAGTTTCGGAGTTGTGACATTAGAAATTCTGTGTGGGCGCAAAAATCTTGATCGCTCTTTACCTGAGGAAGACATGCATTTGCTAAGCCTGCTCAAGAAGAAGGCAGAGGAGGGAGCATTATTAGATTTAGTTGATACATACAATCAAAATATGCAATTAAATGGAGATGAAGTagtgaaaaccatgaaactggCTACTTGGTGTTTGCAGAGTGATTTCACAAGTAGACCTTCCATGGCAATGGTAGTTAAGGTCCTGGAAGGTGTTAATGAGGTTGAGCAGAATCTGGATTATAATTTCTTCAATCCAGTACCACCAAGAAAGTTACGTGAAATTGGTGGTCAACTAGAAGAAAATTCCAGTTCTACTATATTACTCCCATCCATTTTGTCTGGACCGAGGTAAAAATTAGACGGtattatatgtgtgtgtgtcaAAATTTATCTTCAGTTTATCATAATGTTaacttttattgaaagaaaatttgattgagtttttgtAAGTTATGTGGCATATTTATGATCATTAAATAAAGTTGATTCTAAAAGACGTTTCTCTTAATATTAGAAAACATGCTAGAATATCAGTCGGGGAGatcaaattatatatgatttgaaaaaaaagaagtgtATTAACAAAAAggtggataaattttttaataaaattatgttattcaaCAAGGAGGGCCAAGGGAAGAAGTTAACAAAGGTCACCCCAATCATTTCTATGCCGTTGTTCATCCGCCTCAATGATTGCGGAGGCTAGGGCTGCCACTGACCACGAgctcctttttattttttctaactcTTCTAACATGCCCTGTTTTTTTTTCCCCGAAAGTCGAGGTGGATTTGAGGAAGATCAAGGTTTCCGTGAACTTTCGGGAGTCAGAAATTTTTGGTAAAAGTATTGACTGAATGATGATTTGTGTAATATATAGACGTGGGAAGGGCGGATTGAGGAAATTTTGGTTTGTATGGAAGACTCCTGGAAATTGTCACTCTGTGCAAAATAAGAAGATTTGTCAAACCTCtgaaattttctataaataaacTTTAGGTTTCTTTGACTTGAAGGTTTGCGGAAAATATAGTTGTGGGCCAGGCTTGtggaaatttttgtttgtagGGAAGGCTCCTAGAAATTTTCCTTGTATGTAAAATTAGAAGATTTGTCACACCTctgaaattttctataaaataaCAATGTAAACAGGATCTCcgtaaaattttagatttcttTGAACTCTTGCATTCTGTATATTTTTGTGTACTGATGGTTTAGTTTAATACTCTTATTGGTTTGACatcccttctttttttttttcaggtttctaattaatttatgaattttattatagagtttttttaattatatttttaca includes these proteins:
- the LOC123195767 gene encoding G-type lectin S-receptor-like serine/threonine-protein kinase SD2-5, coding for MNISSNWCLISLLISLSSIFYRLVSAQPFDYPIANLSTIWKNSETAPHSVDFNDGATVRAILLRGSFGPRYACGFYCNGNCDTNYLFAIFIVQTNSASGITLPASGFPQVVWSANRDNPVRMNATLELTLDGDLVLRDADGSIAWSTSTGGKSVVGLNLTETGNLVLFDKNNSTIWQSFDYPTDSLVPGQKLMIGQKLTASVSLTNWSEGLHSFSLTDKGLFSFVVSDPRQVYYERRYSVYLNKTSYVRFRNGSLSLFQQYSSEIKNETVDVVFSIPEASSAQYMRLGPDGHLKVYEWQNEWNQVADPLTGYFGECNYPMVCGKYGICSNGFCGCPTSNGQTNYFKQESDIQPMAGCVPSTPLSCESTQHHSSIELRDITYFTFASDLGNRDRENIDSETCKQACLTNCSCKAAFFLYNDNFSAGDCYLLSEIFSMMKNDKGKTHYNSTAFLKIQTILSSSPGGSGKKTREKPKILGISLGSAGVFVLIVICGIFFWLKNDNDEVEEADYLDHLPGLPRRFSYEELENVTEKFTRILGRGGFGSVFEGTLNDGTKVAVKLLEGLGQIKKSFLTEVEVIGSIQHVNLVGLIGFCAEKSHWLLVYEYMPNGSLDRWIFNNAMLDWKQRKKIILDIAKGLTYLHEDCRQKIVHLDIKPQNILLDDNFNAKVCDFGLSKLIDRKKDKVMTTMRGTPGYLAPEWLNSIITEKVDVYSFGVVTLEILCGRKNLDRSLPEEDMHLLSLLKKKAEEGALLDLVDTYNQNMQLNGDEVVKTMKLATWCLQSDFTSRPSMAMVVKVLEGVNEVEQNLDYNFFNPVPPRKLREIGGQLEENSSSTILLPSILSGPR